In Silene latifolia isolate original U9 population chromosome 3, ASM4854445v1, whole genome shotgun sequence, a single window of DNA contains:
- the LOC141649126 gene encoding uncharacterized protein LOC141649126 — MFDSLILKIKHSIQHWSSNFLTYAGRVQLLNSVIFGMETFWCSCNLLPQEVLHKINKLCKDFFWGISFEGNRMVFKKWRDICFPWDAGGFNIKDLSTWNDALQCRWLYLLAHTAVGSWASWHQAYILQHQTIWNIQTHDIFSSSLKGILIVRDRLVSLTAQKKLATVDNIQHRGFYMMNRCSLCEAALEDHPHLFFNCSFSKDIWQQLMYWMGVNRHGLCLLSELDHAGIGGKQNWRMAWFSTTLAAAVYQIWNERNSRLFRGRKATVLDIVRKIKFLVSTRLLMWNHHKCYPLIVASL; from the exons ATGTTTGATTCTCTCATTCTTAAGATCAAACATTCTATTCAGCATTGGTCCTCTAATTTCCTTACCTATGCTGGTAGGGTTCAGTTGCTCAATTCTGTCATCTTTGGCATGGAAACTTTCTGGTGCTCATGTAATCTTTTACCCCAAGAGGTTCTTCATAAGATCAATAAGCTTTGTAAGGATTTCTTTTGGGGAATTTCTTTTGAAGGCAATAGAATGGTGTTTAAAAAATGGAGGGATATCTGTTTCCCCTGGGATGCAGGTGGGTTCAACATCAAGGATCTCTCCACTTGGAATGATGCTTTGCAGTGCAGATGGCTTTATCTGTTGGCTCATACTGCTGTGGGGAGCTGGGCTTCCTGGCACCAGGCTTACATTCTGCAGCATCAGACAATCTGGAATATCCAAACCCATGATATCTTTTCCTCTAGTTTAAAGGGGATTCTGATTGTAAGGGATAGGTTGGTTTCTCTTACAG CCCAGAAGAAATTAGCAACAGTGGATAATATACAGCACCGAGGATTTTATATGATGAATAGATGCTCTCTTTGTGAAGCTGCTCTAGAGGATCATCCCCACTTGTTCTTTAATTGTTCTTTTTCCAAGGATATTTGGCAACAGCTTATGTATTGGATGGGAGTGAATCGTCATGGACTCTGTTTACTATCTGAACTTGACCATGCTGGAATTGGAGGCAAGCAGAATTGGAGAATGGCTTGGTTCAGTACTACTTTGGCAGCAGCTGTTTATCAGATTTGGAATGAACGCAATTCCCGTCTGTTTAGAGGAAGGAAGGCTACTGTACTTGACATTGTCAGAAAGATTAAGTTTCTAGTTTCCACTCGCCTTCTAATGTGGAATCATCATAAGTGCTATCCGCTTATAGTTGCTAGTCTATGA